The DNA window CTACGTTCTATTCTGACCGATATCTGACGACATTGCATGTCAAGGATATACACGACGCTATTGCAGGAATACCATACGAACACATCATCATACTTGCAAATACCAATGAATATGGAGGCGGTGGCATCTATAACAGCTATACTCTGACCACATCGCGCCATAAGGATTTCAGCCCTGTGGTGGTCCACGAGTTCGGACACAGTTTCGGCGGCCTTGCCGACGAGTATTTCTATGAGGGCGATATCATGGATGAAAGCTATCCGAAGGACATCGAGCCGTGGGAGCCGAACATCACCACACTTGTCGGCTTTGACAGCAAGTGGAAATCACAGATACCTGATGGCACGCCAGTCCCGACACCTGCCGCCGATGCAAAGAAATATCCGATAGGTGTGTATGAAGGTGCGGGCTATACGTTCAAAGGTGTCTACCGTCCTGCCGACCGATGCAGGATGCGTGACAACACGTGGCCCGTATTCTGTCCGGCATGTGAACAGGCATTGTCGAATCTGATTGATTTCTACGTCAGTGAGTAAAAAATATGGCGTAGAGTTTTGATAAATCGATTAAAATCCATACCTTTGCACCGCCATTACGAATTTATGCGTCCTACCAGCGCAATTTCGGTAACTTTGACAATAAAAACTCCAGATAAGAAAATGAAAGCAGATCTCCATCCTTCCAACTACCGCGAAGTAGTATTCAAGGACATGTCGAACGACGAAATCTTCATCACTCGTTCAACTATCGCCTCAAAAGAAACTATTGAAGTTGACGGCGTGACCTATCCTCTGGTCAAGCTTGAAATCACCAGCTCATCTCACCCCTTCTTTACCGGCAAGCAGAAGCTCGTTGACACCGCAG is part of the Duncaniella dubosii genome and encodes:
- a CDS encoding type B 50S ribosomal protein L31 produces the protein MKADLHPSNYREVVFKDMSNDEIFITRSTIASKETIEVDGVTYPLVKLEITSSSHPFFTGKQKLVDTAGRVDKFMSRYGNRKKK